The window CAAAAAGGACTAAAACAACTAAGCCTTAAGCAGGCGCTAATAGCTATTGCTGCTCTGGCTGGATTTGTTCCTTCAACTAAACAACCCCTGCCAGGGGAGAAAACCATTTGGAGAGGGTGATTTATCTTGGAAAAAATCTGCCAGGGATATCTACTGGCTTCACAGAAAAAATATGGGATAGGATAAGGCTAAAGGCTTTTACCAGCGGGGGAAGGAGGTTAATTTAAATCTTTCCATTTTTCTGATTCCGAAAACTCTTTGATCACACAGTTTCTTTTCACTAATAAATTTTTCATATAATTCATTAGAAAGATTTTGTCAGCCAGTTTTCCTAAAATCCCAAACGGGGATTCGTAATCAAAAATATCGATCATTTCCGTACCTCCATTTTTTAAATTAATAAAATGATGTTCATGCCTAAACCGTCTGAAGGCCCCATCCACCATTTCATCAGTAAAATAATTAGGTCTGTCAAATTCCGTAATTTTAGAAGTGAGCCTTTGGTATATACCAAAATGCTTTGCTCTCCAGGTTACAGATTCATTTAAACTGATCAATCCACTGGTAATACCATCTATGGCTTGCTCGTTAGTATGTTCAGTTGATATTTTATGTAAATCAATGCTTCTGGATAAATCAAATACGATATGTTTATCAGCATTGATAGTAGTGTGGAGTTCAATTTTTGGCATTGATCATCTTGAAAGTATGGTAACATCCATTTATTACAGCAGAGCTTGCTAATTCTACTGCTATCGGTACTGAACTTCCAGGGCTAACAGACTGCTTTCTATCTGAATTTTAGAACATCCCTTTGGTAGAATCCGAACAGCGGAATAGGATAGAACATGCTAAAACCTCGCACCAGCTGGGGACTCATGAGTTTGTTAAAAGCCACTAAAAAATCTCTGCAGAGATTCCACGATACATCCAATCACAACAGTCCTGATTCGCTTTATTAGATAAGATTGCTGGTTGGCTTGGCTGGTTGTACTGGGCTAATTGCTGCCGGAGCTGTTCTGCCGTTACCTGCTTTAAAACCACTGTTTCACTTTCGTTCTTGCCAATTATAATTTCCTTAATTCCGAGCATCGGTGAGTTTCCATCGTCTGCAATGGAAACGATCATGGCTTTTTCGCCTTTTGGTAAGTTGATAGTGCTTTTGCCGGCCTGCCCGGCATAGAAAACGCCATTATCATGCCTGGGCAAATTAAGAATGCTCTGGATGGAAGAAAAGACCAGGTAAGTTTTACAATGTTGCGCTTTTTCTGCATTCGTAGCAATGACTTGGAGATTTACAGGAACAGCAGCAGGATCATTCAGAAAACGATCCAGGTTGATCCAGCCCAGGGTAGTGGTGGCAAATGCATGCATTGTCAGGTTTCTTAAATCCCGCTCCTTTTTAAGCTTCTTATACTGCTCAATGCTTTTTGAAATATGGTTTGCCAAAACCTGATCCTTTTTACTGCCCTCTTTGAGCTTTGTCTTCCTCTGATCCTTAAAAATTTTGAAAGCACTTGCCTGGTTGTTGTCTTCCTTCAGGAGGTACTCGTGTGCCATACTGTCTATTTCCCAAAGGTTTAAATGGATGTTTTGCACGTAGAGCAGGAATACTTCTGCGTAACACGACTTATGAATGTACTGCATCCTGGTTTCAAATTCTCTTGTAGAAATTAGCGTGTTCTGAAACTCCTGCTGCTTTCTGTACAACGTCTCAACTATCCCCCTGTTGATGCCACAGTAGTCAAGTCTGTCTATTGATACTGTATCTACGGATTGTTCGGACTGGGCAAACAGGAATTGACCTTCGGCTCCTGGGGTGTTATTTTCTAATGAAGCTGAATAATTCCGCTCCATTCTCTCATGGCCTGCCGGATAAAAGTCTAACAGCTCAAAAGGTATTTTCGACAGATACTTATCAATTGGTTTTGGATTACTCCACTCCATAGTTCCCTCCTGATCAAAATGGCCATCGAACACCTGGATTTCTGGTACAGAATGAAGAGAGGGGATTTCCAGATAAATTTCTTTTCCGGTTACAACCTTTAGTAGTTCTCCGGCTTCATTCAGGGCCTTGAGGTAAATCATACCATCCGACTCCAGTAGCCCATCCTTACTAGTGGTGGAAAGGCCATTTCTTAACATCTCATAGGGGGTGAGGGCTTCCACTAATTCAAGTGAAACCCTTGCCGGCGCTATTCCCTGATGATTCTCAAAGGAGTTATCCGGGATCTGAATAATAGAGCCGTACTTGCCGATCAGCACCGTATCCCGGGCGTTGCTAAACACAAATGATTGTGCCTCATCACTGATGGCGCTGTAGGTGTTTTTCAGCTTCCCTTCGAAAAAACGACTTACTGTGCTACTATCAGCGGCTTCCTTTGCTGCTGTTTCCGCAAGTTTGGTATCCCGTGTACAGGAAAATAAAATCGTGCTTAGCACGCCAAAGGTGATGAGTAAGGTCTTATTCATAGAGTATTCTTCAGCGCTAATGGTGTTGCCTGATCAGCTCATGTATAGTATGGACTAACCGTTACTGGTTTTTCTTTGCATGACTACCGCTGCTAACATACCATTTGTTAAACAGAAAACAAATTAGAAGTAAGATCTGGTGCGGGTTGGCTTGTGGTTTGAGTCTTGTTCTGTGTAGGTAGTGGTGCGTCTGAACTGGGATTGCTCTCTGTGGTGCTGCAATAGAAGGATTAGAAAGGGTGTATTTCGCCGGCTGTTCTGCTCGGGCTATGCTTTTAGTAGGTAGGCTGGCAGAGTACTTCCTGAAGAAGTTCAGACAGGCGCAAACTGCTTTCTTAAGACGTTTGACTTCTCCCTTTGAGTGGATTCAAATAGCGGAGAAGGATAGGAGGAAGTAGTTTTATCTTTCCCCCGCTTCTCTTAAAGTTTCCTCGATGATCTTTTCAGATATTCTAAAATTTGTGCCTTTAATCTTGACAATTATTGGCTTTACAGATTCAATGATTCCCGCTAGCTTTGATTTTACAATCATCCCGAAAGTGCCCGTATATATAAGTTCAAGTTTGTCGGCCACTTTTCTTGCTTTCAGGTCATCCAGTATCAATGTTGCATTCCTGATTTTCAGAGCAAGAGAAATCGAACTTGCTTCTCCTTTATCTAATTCCAATTCAAGCAGAGCTTGCAGTTGTTTATCAACATCTTGTGATATCTCAATCCAATCAGGTACCCGATGAATAAATTCATTAGCCACATCCTGAGTAATAATGACTTTTCCGTAAAGCTGACACAGCAGGTCTAATTCATCAATCTTGTAAAGCAGTATCAGACAACTTGTATCTGCAATAACTACATCAGGCATTTGAAACGTCTTTTTTCACATCTTCTGCCGGATAGTTTATCAGCGAAACTCCATAATTTCCTATTATTTCGGCAAAGGCATATTTCGACAACCCGGCTAATTCAGCTGCATGTCCAAGTGATAACTTACCACTCTCATATAGTTTAGCTGCAAGGAATATGGTTGTTTCCTTAGGGTCTAAATCTATATTGTCAGGTAAGTTTATAGTAAGTGTATTCATATTGGAATATACGAAAATTTATAATCAGAGTCTACAGAAGGTTTTTTATGCCTGATCTATTATTTCAAACGGTGACATGCGGCCTTTTATCAGAAACTTAGAGTTTTCCCCCTGCTGGTGCGAGCTTTTAGCTCGTATCAATCTATCATTTTCTACAGGGACAACAGATCAGGTGTAAGCTGGCGCTCACTTCCTCTTGTATACAATTCACATCTTACTGGATACTCATGAAATTTTGAGATAAATGCTTACTAAAAGATAATAGCAGGTTCGGGTAAATCTAAAGAAGTACGAGCTACAAGCTCGCACCAGCGGGGATATCATAAATTCCTAAACCATTCTGGTTTTAAGTTTACTGATTCAATCAACTCTGTCTGAACACCAAGCTTTAGTTCTTTCAACTTATCACATAAAATTTCTCCATCAATCAGATCTATAGGGGGTGCACCGTCTCTCGTCGCCTCTTTGACTGCATCCCTTGTAAAGGTACCGGTGGTGATAAAAAGCCCTTTATCTGCCCGGCCCTGCATAGCTCCTCTAAAATCTCTTATTTGGCTGGGTGATACTGATCCGCGATATCGCTTACACTGAAAAATTACATGGAAACTTAGAAACCCACTGATCCTAACAATGCCTTTACCATCAATTCCTCCGTCCCCTGTCTTGCCGGTAACTTCAACCTGTACAAAACCGCTTTCCCTTAAAAGCCGCTGTGCAAGTCGCTCAAATGCATCTGGATGAATGTTGAACAGTATTTCCAGAAGTTGCTCTTTCCATGTTATGTTCTCCGCTTCCTGTTCTAAAATATCGGTTTCATCTGTCTTATCAGTTTTCTTTTTTGGTTCAGTCCTTTTATGGATTTCACGAACTGTTCTTACGATTTCACTGCTGTCAATTTTATTGATATCAAGCTCACTTGTGGCCAAAGCCCAAACACCTCGCGAAGAGTTGTCAATGAGTCCGAATTTCTTTAAATAGGTTCTTGACCATGCCAGTCGGTAATCAACCTCGCTTTGAAGACCATTTTCATCATGAGGAATTTTTAAAATGTCCTCTGAAATATTAGCAATTTCATAAACTGCCTCGTTTATCTCTTCAATCGTACCTGAGCCACCAAGTTTCTTAAGAGCTGCAAGTGTTGGTATGATCAATTCATCAAAAGTTGGTAAATTATTATTTTGCCGTTTTCTTGCCATATTAAGTTTTTGATAAATTTTACTTCATCATCTCTACTATTCTTAGTCAAGCTTATGAACTTTAGCAGGATGGAACGAGCTAAAAGCTCGCACAAGCGGGGCAGTTTTTATATTATATTTGATATCTCATTGATATTGTCTCAGATACACGCCGAATTAAATACATATAGGGTATTAATTTCCTGTTATTCGCTCTGGTTGGTAATATTACTTTATTTTCTCTACTTTCTCGAATATGAACTAAAACGTTCCTAATCTTTTCAATTCTATCTGCTATTGAATTGATTAAGTCTATTTTTAACTTATCTCTTTCCTTTTTCTTCTCCTTAGTTTCTTTACCTTCTCTTGCTAGTTTATCCAATGTTTTTTCATCAGATATTATTGCTGATAATTTAAAATTTCCATCGAATTCTAAGTCAT of the Flammeovirgaceae bacterium 311 genome contains:
- a CDS encoding hypothetical protein (COG4276 Uncharacterized conserved protein); the protein is MPKIELHTTINADKHIVFDLSRSIDLHKISTEHTNEQAIDGITSGLISLNESVTWRAKHFGIYQRLTSKITEFDRPNYFTDEMVDGAFRRFRHEHHFINLKNGGTEMIDIFDYESPFGILGKLADKIFLMNYMKNLLVKRNCVIKEFSESEKWKDLN
- a CDS encoding cytochrome c, mono- and diheme variants family protein, translating into MNKTLLITFGVLSTILFSCTRDTKLAETAAKEAADSSTVSRFFEGKLKNTYSAISDEAQSFVFSNARDTVLIGKYGSIIQIPDNSFENHQGIAPARVSLELVEALTPYEMLRNGLSTTSKDGLLESDGMIYLKALNEAGELLKVVTGKEIYLEIPSLHSVPEIQVFDGHFDQEGTMEWSNPKPIDKYLSKIPFELLDFYPAGHERMERNYSASLENNTPGAEGQFLFAQSEQSVDTVSIDRLDYCGINRGIVETLYRKQQEFQNTLISTREFETRMQYIHKSCYAEVFLLYVQNIHLNLWEIDSMAHEYLLKEDNNQASAFKIFKDQRKTKLKEGSKKDQVLANHISKSIEQYKKLKKERDLRNLTMHAFATTTLGWINLDRFLNDPAAVPVNLQVIATNAEKAQHCKTYLVFSSIQSILNLPRHDNGVFYAGQAGKSTINLPKGEKAMIVSIADDGNSPMLGIKEIIIGKNESETVVLKQVTAEQLRQQLAQYNQPSQPAILSNKANQDCCDWMYRGISAEIF
- a CDS encoding hypothetical protein (COG2405 Predicted nucleic acid-binding protein, contains PIN domain), with amino-acid sequence MPDVVIADTSCLILLYKIDELDLLCQLYGKVIITQDVANEFIHRVPDWIEISQDVDKQLQALLELELDKGEASSISLALKIRNATLILDDLKARKVADKLELIYTGTFGMIVKSKLAGIIESVKPIIVKIKGTNFRISEKIIEETLREAGER
- a CDS encoding hypothetical protein (COG2886 Uncharacterized small protein): MNTLTINLPDNIDLDPKETTIFLAAKLYESGKLSLGHAAELAGLSKYAFAEIIGNYGVSLINYPAEDVKKDVSNA
- a CDS encoding restriction endonuclease (COG1715 Restriction endonuclease) codes for the protein MARKRQNNNLPTFDELIIPTLAALKKLGGSGTIEEINEAVYEIANISEDILKIPHDENGLQSEVDYRLAWSRTYLKKFGLIDNSSRGVWALATSELDINKIDSSEIVRTVREIHKRTEPKKKTDKTDETDILEQEAENITWKEQLLEILFNIHPDAFERLAQRLLRESGFVQVEVTGKTGDGGIDGKGIVRISGFLSFHVIFQCKRYRGSVSPSQIRDFRGAMQGRADKGLFITTGTFTRDAVKEATRDGAPPIDLIDGEILCDKLKELKLGVQTELIESVNLKPEWFRNL